The region CTGATGAAGATACGCGGCGCGCAGCGCTCCACGGACCCTCACGCGGAGAGCAAGTACCGGGTGCTCCAGAAGTACACCCGCGACCTGACCGCCCTGGCGCGGGAGAGCAAGCTGGACCCCGTGGTGGGGCGCGACGCGGAGATTGAGCGGACCATCCAGATTTTGAGTCGGCGCACCAAGAACAACCCCGTGCTCATCGGCGACGCGGGCGTGGGAAAGACGGCCATCGCCGAAGGACTGGCCGAGCGCATTGTGGCGGACAACGTGCCGGACTTCCTGCGCGGCCGCCGCGTGCTGTCCCTGGACATGGGCGCCCTGGTGGCGGGCAGCAAGTTCCGCGGGGAGTTCGAAGAGCGGCTCAAGGCAGTCCTCGACGAGATACGCCACGCCCAGGGGGAGATCGTCCTGTTCATTGATGAAATCCACACGGTGGTCGGCGCGGGCGCCGCGGAAGGGGCTCTGGACGCCTCCAACATGATGAAGCCTGCGCTGGCCCGCGGCGAACTCCAGTGCATCGGTGCGACCACACCGGCCGAGTACAGGGAGCGCATCGAGAAGGACTCGGCGCTGGAGCGCCGGTTCCAGCCGGTGCACGTGAACGAGCCGGACGTGGAAACGGCCATCGAAATGCTGAAGGCGCTGCGGCACCGCTATGAAGCGCACCACGGCGTCAAGATAACGGATGAGGCCCTGGCGGCGGCGGCGCGCCTGAGCCAGCGCTACATCACGGGCCGGCATCTGCCCGACAAGGCGGTGGACCTCATTGACGAAGCGTCGAGCCGCCTGCGCATCGCCCTCTCCAGCCTGCCGCCCGCGCTGCGGGAGCAGCAGGAGAAGCTGAAGCAGCTTGAACGGGACGAGGAGGCGGCCTCCGTCGCC is a window of Dehalococcoidia bacterium DNA encoding:
- a CDS encoding Clp protease N-terminal domain-containing protein, whose protein sequence is MRPDKFTEQAQQVLAASQEIVRKLRHTQWDVEHILLALLEPGGLTIDILANLGVDAERVRSRVREALSRLPRSTYESGLLYATPRVSQFLDRAHEEAKRLHDEYVGTEHMLIAVTTERQGEAPRILHDFGIDQEKVYGALMKIRGAQRSTDPHAESKYRVLQKYTRDLTALARESKLDPVVGRDAEIERTIQILSRRTKNNPVLIGDAGVGKTAIAEGLAERIVADNVPDFLRGRRVLSLDMGALVAGSKFRGEFEERLKAVLDEIRHAQGEIVLFIDEIHTVVGAGAAEGALDASNMMKPALARGELQCIGATTPAEYRERIEKDSALERRFQPVHVNEPDVETAIEMLKALRHRYEAHHGVKITDEALAAAARLSQRYITGRHLPDKAVDLIDEASSRLRIALSSLPPALREQQEKLKQLERDEEAASVATDYDRAAKIKADRVALDKTFTDARQAWMTEKGLDDNVDEDDVATVVAQWTGIPVSRMLEREREKLVHMEERLHERVVGQDAAIAAVADAVRRARSGLKDPKRPIGSFIFLGPTGVGKTEL